From Streptomyces cyaneogriseus subsp. noncyanogenus, the proteins below share one genomic window:
- a CDS encoding MBL fold metallo-hydrolase, which produces MPANTDPAGDGVLDVHFIGNATVLLRYGDLTLLTDPNFLHRGQYAYLGYGLLSRRLTEPAVDVDELPRLDAVVLSHLHGDHWDRRARRQLDRTVPILTTPHAARRLKVVHGFHRTAGLRTWEALTLQRDGTQVRITALPGRHAGHRLLRGLLPPVMGSMLEFGPAGGPVALRLYLSGDTLVYEGLDEIARRFPAADLAVLHLGGTRLPGGFLVTMDGAQGAELARRLDPRLLLPVHYGDYTVMRSPLGEFLAEADRIGLGDRIVHCRHGQRVRLACGTGAVPTVI; this is translated from the coding sequence ATGCCAGCGAACACGGACCCGGCGGGCGACGGCGTGCTCGATGTCCATTTCATCGGCAACGCCACCGTCCTCCTGCGGTACGGCGATCTCACCCTCCTCACCGACCCCAACTTCCTGCACCGCGGGCAGTACGCCTACCTGGGCTACGGGCTGCTCAGCCGGCGCCTGACGGAACCGGCCGTCGACGTGGACGAGCTGCCCCGGCTCGACGCAGTGGTGCTGTCACATCTGCACGGCGACCACTGGGACCGCCGCGCCCGCCGGCAGCTCGACCGCACGGTGCCGATCCTCACCACGCCGCATGCCGCGCGCCGCCTGAAGGTGGTGCACGGCTTCCACCGCACGGCGGGACTGCGCACCTGGGAGGCGCTCACGCTGCAGCGCGACGGCACACAGGTGCGGATCACGGCCCTGCCGGGCCGGCACGCCGGTCACCGGCTGCTGCGCGGACTGCTGCCGCCGGTGATGGGCAGCATGCTGGAATTCGGCCCGGCCGGCGGCCCGGTCGCACTACGGCTGTACCTCTCGGGGGACACCCTGGTGTACGAGGGCCTCGACGAGATCGCCCGCCGCTTCCCCGCCGCCGACCTGGCCGTCCTCCACCTGGGCGGCACCCGGCTCCCCGGAGGCTTCCTCGTCACCATGGACGGCGCCCAGGGCGCGGAACTCGCGCGGCGCCTCGACCCCCGCCTCCTGCTGCCCGTGCACTACGGCGACTACACGGTGATGCGCTCGCCGCTGGGCGAGTTCCTCGCCGAGGCGGACAGGATCGGGCTGGGCGACCGGATCGTCCATTGCCGCCACGGTCAGCGGGTCCGTCTGGCCTGCGGCACCGGAGCCGTTCCGACGGTGATCTGA